The genomic stretch ACTTTGATTATCTTCTTTATTTAAAAAGATCAATTAAGAAACAAAGTAGAGTTTGAAGCACAGACAGAAAGACAAAACATGCAGCATGCATGTTCTGCTACAACAAAACGCTAGCAAATTGAAAGATCTTGTGAAAAGAATGCAGGCAGGGGGAAGAGATAATCAGGGTTTAGTAGCAACGAAGCTTTCTTTTCATAATCAGCAGGTATAAGGAAAACGCCTCTTTACCTCTCCGAGTAGGTTTGCAACTGCTTGATTGCCAAGTGTTCGAAAATCGATGTTACGCCGATCCACTatcgaaaacaaagaaagtatcAACAAGAGTTTCGTGaacaaaaataatacaaacGAAAGACAAAAATCAAGTAAACTGTAAATAAGAGTAAACATTATTGTAAATGTTTAGAGAAAATGTTCTCTCGTGTAGCCACAACTAGAAAAGGATAAGATTTCTTACAAAATGGCAGCTGCATATTCTCCTCTGTTATGGGAAACATGTCGCTTGTGTACTGTAACCAAAGAAGactgaaatttaattaattcgATAACGtgttcggaaaaaaaaaaacagaaaaagctcTAGGCTCCTTTCTTTGTTTAACTGTCAAATTGCACAGAccctaacaacaacaacaacaacaacaaaaagcagGTTTACCTCGATGAACAAAACGACAATGAAAATACACCATGAGAGTTCAATCAAAAGACCcgaaataaaataaactgcGAGAATTTGAGGGAGAAAAACCGAGGCGCCTGCAGAAAAGAAACACCACCAGGAGCAGTGAAAAGGGGATGAATATACTCAACACACTTGAGACGTCGATTTAGGCCCTCGAACCTGGGGcccttttctcgaaagttccgaaagcttttcgggcccgaaaagccttTTGtgaaactgttttgttttgcaaaGCCGATCTTTCAACGTGTTTTCAAgctaacaaaaagaaaactatctCCGTcctaaagtttcgggactttcgagaaacgggtccctgggGCCAGTTCTCGAAAATCCCAGAACTTTTCTTAGGAAGGGTGAAGTTTTGAGTCATCAAttttcacaatcattttgcCTTTGGTCATCTTGAAAACATACTAAAAGACCAGCTTTTTAAACAATACGGCATGTTGAAAAATGGCGACTATTCCAGCAGTAAGAATGCTCTTCTCCTTATAAGGCAAAAGGAATTGtgttttttgcatgcacgtctCCGAAATGTCCACATCCTTGGGAAGTACGTACGCAGttcaaagcacaaagcaatggTTTCTCCTTGGCTTCGGAAAGCTGGGGAATCTGCTTTAAAAATTGAACATAACCGAGTGTCTTTAAAAGGATCATTCTCTTTCAAACTTTCCGACCACAACACAGTGGATGGTTCTTAAATGGCCTGTCACCTCAACATAGTTTTCCAGTATACTTATTCTCCGAAATCTTCCCAAATACACTGTGTTGTGTTTTGGACCTTTGGgttgaaaattcacttttttgtttgctttgaaagacggaaaaaagtggtcatactttaaTCCATAACCGAGAAATGAAGGGAAATGGGTTTAATAGTGGGTTGACGTCATAGACTGCTCTGCATTTTGctgtttctttgaaaaactgcGATCCAAATTACTTTGTGACGTAAATCCGGTATCGAACctattccccttcattgctcggttatggatcaaagtatgaccacctTTTCCgtctttcaaagaaaataaaaaagttgttttcaatccaaaggttctaaaaataacacaaaatattTGGGATGATTTGGGAGaataaatgaagtgaaaactgtCTTGAGGCGATAGGCACTTCAACGTTATTTCTGAATAAGTCCTTCTCACCGAAACATTGCCTGAAGCACTGAATAAATCAGATGTTTCTTCTGCTTCACTTTCATTGCTTCCCGCTGTTAGCTCCTTCCACAATTCAACGCCTTCCTTTTCAATCTTGGACATCTCACCACTGTCGGATGCCCCTCGATCAGCCTGGTAACGAGCTTCCAGTTTGTCACGAATTATCGCAACACCCTGGGGCTGAGTTGACGTCACTCTGTTGACAAGTCGAGTAGGAAGACTTCCTGAAAATAGAAAGAGAAACTATTCTCCACTTGTCCATTACCTTGACACGAGGACATATCGAGAGAAGGGAAATAAATGATTTGATGTCGAAAGAATTCCGGAGCGCGAGAGGGAATCGCTAGCCTAGTAAGCGCGAGAAAGAGCCCTAACTCGTGCGAGAGGGTAGAGGTCCAAAAATTCGCGCGAAAGATGCAGTGTTGCGAAATCAAATTCttttaaatattggtttttcgaAATGGCGAAAAGCAAAGTATACGGAGACACCGTTCTTAGAGAGGATAAGTGTGCTTACAAACCACATATAAGTCACAAAAGACACCCAGTCCGCCCTCTAAGCCCACCCTGGTGGATAGCAAGTACTCTCACTGTGGGGCAATCACTCACTGTGGGGCAATCATGCTCAGAAAAGCTTGCAATACCCAGCCTTAATAAAATATGTCGTCACGTTGACTCAGTTGGTATAGTTGCTAAAACAATGCAGAATTCTGGGCGTTGTGATAGCATTTTTTTCCCTAGTGGATAAAGCTCCTGTCTTACGTGGCAAGTTTGCTGCATGATGGACGCAAAAACCACTCACCTTTCAAATCCACGCGTGTGATGTAGGTAACAAGACACTTGGGTGGATCGGAACTAATTTCTTTCACCACAAAACCACCGATGACCAGTTCAGCTCTAAAAGGGAATATTAGAATTAAACACTCCTGCTCTGCAGGTGCTGGTGAGGACTCTGAGAGAACCTTCCTCACCAGTCCTTCTTCACCCAAGTGATCCTGTGCATGGACTGAAGCCaaattgaaacacatacatgacgtcacagcagcgaTGTTACAACGAAACTGCAGCCAAGTAGGTTCATTCTCAGATAATCGAATAATTGAGCTTTACGGCTGAGGCTAGtatattttttcaacatttcgtcaggcacggcctggCTTCTTCACGGAGTAATGAAAAACACCTCTTGTTCCGGTTAAAACCCGGTCATTGCTCTAGTTTGTGAAAACACTCAAAAGCATCGTCTTTTAATTCCTTTCGGCTCTTCTTCGCTCTTGTTTCTAAGAGCGCAAGAAAAGCCCCACCAGcttctcccccacccccccccccaaaaaaaaaacccgaatgCTCTTCAGGAAAAAGAATTCACTACTTTACGTTGCTTTTTACCTCACAAGTCCTTTCTGTTCAGGACAACTCTCGTGCTCAACcttagaaagaagaaattaaaaaatattacttctttGATTCTTATAAGGGGATGAGCAATGCGCGAAAAAGGTAGGAGCCACGCCCTTTTCTAGACTTGAAACAATATCCCAACCCTGAGACAAATATGACGCGAGTCTCTAATATCACAGCTAATGCATTCCGGGGATAACTTTATTAACATTCGATGCATACAATTCATCCAGAAACCCATAAAGGGTTGAAAAGGTGTAAGGCacattcacagcttccgaatattcagtgctaagtaccatatttggaaacccctcgcttcAGTTCAGTTcacgcgagaacattggtggtattgcgtcacggtgttcttgcgaactgattggttgaatgtttctctcttgttgttccaaatatggtacttagcaaattgaataatCAGAAgattgtttcccagcacacaaggggccgttatacgcgtttcaacccttatgtgTTTCTAATTCATCTCAGAATGTTTCAAAATTAGAGACAAACCGATTTCTGAGACTGCCGAACTGAATGGATGAACAAAACTtttaatcacttttttttttatttttagcgaGTAATCAAAGTTAAAAGTGTTATCAGTATCAGCTATGAACAATATAATTTTACCAAAAAGTAGCTTTTGAGGTACTGTAAGATTTTAGTCATGGAAATAAATATTAAGAAGGATCGATTTAGAAAacgtattaagaataaaaagtaacaacactatccgacgtttcggagtcagacttgaccccattatcaaggttaaactgtactggaaaaattcgcaatttaaatacaacgggcgttaggtcaaaacaaagacatgcatagatggaaattaaacgatagttgacactaagatatttacaatttttgctagaatacaaaaggcgaaggtcaaacaaaaactttagcacgaatggaatctgactgcttatttagtgatggttgacgctcacgtatcaaaagcatctcgtgaacgagacagtcaaatttcgatttgcatttctttaggatgGACAAAAAAGAACCGATGGACAAAAAAGAACTTGTCTCTTCAACTCTCCGCTCTATCGCCCTAAACTACATCGAACGCAAAGGTCCTAAACAACCCAGAGCTATACGTACTGCCATAGCACAGTTGAAACAGCGTGATGATATCATAATAACTAAACCCGATAAGGGATCAGGGGTTGTCATTATGGATAAAGCTGAGTATATCCGGCTTCTCAACAAAGCCTCCATCGATGACAGCACGAAATTCGTCCCTATTAGCTCAGAAAGACCAAAAGCGAAGGGTCGACCGCCCAAGTATTACCATCCCCTCTTAGAAAAAGAGAAACTTGTTAACAACGCCATAAAGAGAATTCTCCCCAAGGACGTCGCTGAATCGCTACTATCACAGGGCTCGCGTTTAGCTCATCTTTACGGCCTGCCGAAGACGCACAAGAAGAACCTCTCTGTTAGACCCATACTATCTGCAACAGGAACATACAACTTCCAGCTGGCAAAATGGCTTGACGAAAAGCTAAAACCTCTCTCTCTCAATCATCATACCATCACCGACGTTTTTGAATTTGCGGAGGAAGTTACTCAACTCGATTTTAACGAGAATGATATTTTAGTATCATATGATGTAACTTCTTTGTTTACAAATGTGCCTTTGGACGAGACGATAGAGATACTTGCCACCAAGGCTTTTCGTGACAATTGGTTCAACAAAACCAACAACCTAAATATCACCAAATCAGACCTGATCGAACTGCTAGAATTAGCTACCAAACACCAGCTCTTCCAATATAATGGTGAACTGTACGAACAGAAAGATGGAGTAGGCATGGGGTCTCCCCTAGGCCCCCTAATGGCCAATGCCTTCTTGTGTCATATAGAGGAACATTTAGATCTGCCTGATTACTACAGACGGTACGTAGACGATACAATTACCGTAATGTCTTGTGAATCAGCCGCTCATGTTTTCCTTGATGAATTAAACAGCATTCATCCGTCTCTACATTTCACCATGGAAATCGCGACCAATGGTAAACTACCTTTCCTTGGAATGCTTCTTGATAAGAATGGTCCTCGGATATCAACCTGTGTCTACCGAAAACCGACTGACAAAGGCTTATTACTACACTACCATAGTCACGTGGACCATCGTTATAAGACTGGCCTGCTTACGACCATGCTTAACAGGGCCTATCGGTTGTCCTCAAGTTGGCAATTATTCTCTGATGAGTGCGAAAAGctcaaaaatatcttcaaaCGCCTTAAATACCCAGAGGACCTAATTAACAGATCTGTTAAGAATTTTGTCGACTATGTTCAATCGGATGCCGAGAAACCACCACAAGCGCAATACCAAGGAAAAACCGTCCGTATTGTATTACCGTACAAAGACCAGAAGTCAGCTAACGTGCTACGGAGACGACTCAAAGATCTGAGCGTTAAAATTGGTAACACCATCGAGATTGTTCCTGTGTTTATTAATCGTAAGATTGAAAGTCATCTCAAACACCGCGAAAACAAGCCAaatgttgtaaataaccaatgtgctgtttattattttaaatgtggtcTATGCGATATGGACTACATTGGTTatacaacaaggcatttacatcagcgtatagaggaacacaaatccctatcatcttcggttggtcgacacatgaagacgaaacacgatctggacaaacctgaacttaaagcacattttacgatcctaaagaaatgcaaatcgaaatttgactgtctcgttcacgagatgcttttgatacgtgagcgtcaaccatcactaaataagcagtcagattccattcgtgctaaagtttttgtttgaccttcgccttttgtattctagcaaaaattgtaaatatcttagtgtcaactatcgtttaatttccatctatgcatgtctttgttttgacctaacgcccgttgtatttaaattgcgaatttttccagtacagtttaaccttgataatggggtcaagtctgactccgaaacgtcggatagtgttgttactttttgaaataaatattattgttgatACTAAAAAGAATCTTGAACTTGAAAGATCATAATATTCTAATGAAAGCAATCCGTTTCACTATTTATAATATAGAAAGCAAAAGCCAAAACCGAAGAGAAACTGAAACCTACCGCTTCGCACGCAAAGCAGACCACACTTTCATCAATCCTCTTAAGATGCCAAAAAGTACAAAAGTCACGACCACTGGCCGGCCATACTGGTTTATACTCCATCAGCGTAACCTTAATGACAAGAACAGCCACGTTAAAATGCACTAAAATAGcgaaagaaacaaacaacattCGAAAGGGTATAACCGTAACTGATTGTGTTAAAAGTGCCGGTCATCCTAGATTGGAGACGACCGCGTTGACACGCTTGTCTTCTCACTCGTACGTTTTCGGGTTTCCTCATGTTGGAAGTGTGAAAAAAGTCGACTTGGGGTTAATAAACGGGAACTATCATTTTTCCAACATCCCCCACCCTCCTCTCCCCAATCACAAACAGGGCGAGGagctagcctgcgagcaagctctctttcggggTGGGTGGGCGGGCGGGCGGGCGGGCGGGCGCCCGCCCGCCCACCCACCgccgaaagagagcttgctcgcaggctagctCCTCGCCCTGTTTGTGATTGGGGAGAGGAGGGTGGGGGATGTTGGAAAAATGATAGTTCCCGTTTATTGCCCGCCCGCCCACCCAccccgaaagagagcttgctcgcaggctaggcGAGGAGCTAGAGCCCTGAGCCTCGCATCTTCAAAACTACTTGACAGTTCAATCTTTTGGAGCAAGCTTCCAAGCGTTTTGAGTGGTTCAGGTTTTTCCCGCAAACCTTGATATAATCTAAGACCATCTTTTACAGTGTAAAGTTTCCTCGCCCCAGATGCGTTTATAAACTTAATTTATTCactcacaggcagcccaagctcggtatacgatttatagaatTTTTATGGTagaattaactttgagcttataaatgctcaaataagctgtaaatgtagaaataaacttcgcttacctctacgtacagttgtcctcgtcttttctgttcaatcggagggcaaactgtgtccgttttagccgggtttgtggctttcgaatttttacgatgtcgttagttgtcatttcccctcataaagagaagggaagggaaatgacaactaacgacatcgggCTGCCTGTGATTCACTTTCTTTAGGGACGCAAGCAGTATTAATGCATCCTGAGTTAAGTGACAGTTTGATAATGCTAACAGTTAAATTCAAAACCGCACTGGCTAACGAATACCTAGACTATGCAAGACAAAGAaataatcaagtaaagctatgatcttcgcagttatgatttacttgatttcatatccgcagttcatatatgattcatttcctataccatttcaacaaagaaataatGTCATGCAACACACAAGAGCCTAGGCCTCTTACCTTTGAAAGAGGGCCATACTCCTGCACAGTTTTACCTGTGAAACAAACATTGCTTTCATTTGCTAGACTGGCAACTTTAGGATGATATGGCACTCATAAACGTTAAGATCTACGTTTCATCGTATTCTAGTTACACCACAGTTCCATCTCAAAACTTATTTTCTATGTAAAGCGCTATGAGCTTTTAATTGCACCATATAGATGtaatttactattattattattattattattattattatttttattattattattacatccGTTAAGTCCGTTAATTAAATGTCTCTTTTCAAGTACTGTAATTCACGCTATATCACAATTCATATTGTACCGTCTCTGAAAACCATAGTCATTGCTTGTAAACCTTGTAAGGAAAACAAAAGCCTTACGAAACATTGGGTTAAAACATTTCCTCTACAGTTCAAAATAAGTGTTGCTCATTTTCGTTTGTCTCTGATAATTTCAAGAATTTTCACATTCAGACTATCCGGcaacagagaaaacaaactccaattgttttaaaaaacataAGGAGTACTCGTCCACTGAGTTTGAAGTAGAGGAACATTGAAGATATATTGCGTAATTTACACTTCTGTAGGAAAGTTATGTCCAAGGAAGCTTTGCTGAAGCGTTGAATAGTCCTCTCGTAATCTCTGACTGAAAACATTTATTTTCTGGGTGAAACTTCAGATGGTGCAAAAGCACATACAACCCAAGCTAAATGTTCCCCTCCCCACCCTCCACCCGTCTTTTTTGTCTCGCCCCATTCATCGGCCGTTTTTCACGCACAAGGACTACCACAGAACTACTACTAAGAATAAAGTAGTTAATACGCAAGGAAATGCTTGAGGAACCAGATCCAACAAAAGTGGAATATTGGAAAAAATCCTGGGAAGAAGGCAACTTCAACTGGCACCAAAACACAGTTCACAAAATGCTCCAAAAGTATTTTGACGAGCTCACTGGTGGACGATCCAACGTAAGAGTGTTCGTTCCTTTGTGCGGAAAATCTCTCGATATGTTGTGGTTAGCTGAACAGGGACACAGCGTCGTTGGCGTAGAGGTATCAAAGCTAGCGATTGAAAGTTTCTTCGCAGAAAACAACCTCGCGTTTTCAGCGGAGCAAGTAATATTGACAGCGACTACTGATCCAGTCGATGTGTACAAGTGCGTGGGAAAGCAAATAACAATCTTCTGTTGCGACTTGTTTGCGCTATCTGAAGAGGACGTCGGTAAAAGATTCGATGCGATTTGGGATCGTGGTTCGTTGTCCGCTGTGCAGCCTCAATTTGGTGACAGAGGAAAGAGATACACGAAAAAAATGCGCTCGCTCCTTGCTGACCATGGAAAATACCTGTTGGAAAGTCATTATTACGAACTGGATCGCCAACTCGAACGTCCTGTGAGCCTATCGGTTGAGTTTAGAAATATAATTTTCGAGGAGGACTTCGTCTTAAAGGCTCTTGAGGTTGAAAAATCCGGAGAagactttaaaagaaaatgggGATATTCTGATGAACGGCACTACCACTTAATTCAGCCTAAAGTATAATCATCTCAAATGAGTTGAGGAAGAACAGCACATGCAAATTGGTTGAAAGCTTTAGAAAGAGCGAGACACACAACAAATGGAGCTTATTATGCGCACCACCTTAATTATAAAGCTTGTCACTCCGCTAGTTTTCCtatacgggctcgtgcaatttcgtTCGTCTTGGAAAAAATTTATTTACGAGAATTGCACACAAAAATCATGTGAGTACCTGTGCCTTACATTGATGCTTATTGTCGCCACCCTTGACCCTTGAGCCTTGGTATGACAGTAGAAAATATCTTAGCAAGTGTGGGGTGGATGCCTCatgaatatttttacaaatttcGTATTTGAATTATTACTCATAAGTCTTTTTATAACTTACATGTAAGTTTAGaggaaataaattcattagTTGCAAGAGctataattttaagaaaaaattaaatattttagtttTCAAGCCAAACACTGACCTCTTTCGTAATTCTTTTGTATATAGGGCTGCAATTGCCTGGAATTCCCTTATCTGACAGTGTAAGATATTTTTCTAAACCACCAGCTTTTAAAAATCGACTGAAGCAgttaaaagataattttatgaACATCAATTTTGGAAAGGGTAGCTCCGTAATTTATAATAAGAACTCAGATTTCTATTATTATTGATAATACTTATGTTTTGCTTTTACGTGATTACTACCATATACtaatattttattgtaaatattattatagtaggtccacatcagctgtaaagttgcttcTTCCTCTTTTGACCTGCTTTaccaaataaaataattatgtctgttatgtatgtatgtccaTGCCTTTGTGTTAATATCTCATTTAACCATTGTTGTTTTATTTAAGACTACCTTTCTTGAGCAGATCATCCCATTCTCCTCTATAATCCAATGAAAATACATAGGCCACAATGTAATGAATAGGTACACAAAGCAATGAAGTTCCTTTCAAGGTATCCCAGGGTCTTTCTCCTTCTCTTGCCGGTCGTTTTAAGATATCCACACCCCTAATCAAAGTGAACATGGTCAAGAGATGAGCAGAAGAAGAGCATCACACCATAGTTGATTAAAGGATTGTACAACAGACAAATGTTACTGGACTATAGACTATTACTTTGGACTGCACTGTACTACGTATTACTGGACTGTTACTTTGGTCTGCACTGCTGGATCATTAGTTTGTTCTACTACAAAACCCAACCAAACTTACTTGAATTTACCAACTGAAATCCAACCATCTGTTCCCTCTGTCCCATCACTCAATGCACATAGCTTTTCAATCAGGTTTTCTATACTTTCACTACAAAAGTTAGAACCAATGTCAATAAGGCTTTTGTTTCAATCACTGGGTTGATTAAAACAAGATCCTTCAGGGACCATTCTTTTTAGAGAGATTGTCTTATGGGGTGGATGTGATAAGAATAATACATTCTGAACACATCCATTACTGTGGGTAAACTGGGTAAAGTATATTATTAAGGTTTATAATGCAGAACGCTGTTAATACTAATGCAAAGCTCATGAAAAGCCAAAGAATATGCATGTGATTATTAAACCACCGAAAACAGGTGGTATCAGGTAAACTGAAATGTAATTCTAACACTTGTTTTCATAGTTAAGAGCCAGAGGAAGCACATCATGACAGCCCTTTAATCAAGGAGGCTTTGATCTCAACATTTTGGGACACAGAGTAACAAGGTTCTGGATCACCACCCAACCCTACTGTTCAAACAAGATCTTTAGCATGCATAAGTGAAGACACATTATGTTTCTGGATCATTATCTAGCCAATTATTATTAACTAAAACATCATCGCagcatggtccagtggttagggcgttgggtttgcatgtggctgctccgggttcaaaccccgttctaacctctggatTGGATTTGTTTCGGGTTGTTctggattcaactctaccatgctttgtaaatagccaactagctgCCTCCTGCTAATTGGGGTTTTTTATCATGtttttgttaagtttgaattgtttctttcagattattataAGTGGgttgcctgtgaactagcttgatagctgagtgcacttccactaaaaacaaagcatttaaaTTTACATCACATTCATACAATGTAGCTACTGTAGGATTAAAATTTAACACCTGCTTGAAAGATGAGGAAGGCATAAAGGATCTGATATAGTGTGCTCTGTTTTCTGTGTAAATTAAAAAAGGATCATTAATAATTTAAAGAAGAGTTTGGACACATTGACTTGCATATAGAGAGCTAGATTAAAACGTAAAGAATACTGTGCTTAACAATACACAAAGGGCCAATCAGCAGCCCATTGAATATCACACCCTGCACTTTTTCTATAACTGGCACAATAGAAGTAGATTTAAATTATTGGTACCAGACATGTAGACCACGCATGCCAATTTAGTTACATTATATACCCTGTGTAGGACACAAGATCAGTGAAAAACAATACCTGGGTGGCACATAACTGTGCAACAACAATGAATATGAAGTATGCAAACCAtgtgttatttttttaaatatttctcTAATGTAAATTAAACAGAAGGAGTCATACTGCTTTGCACTGcttttcaaacaaacaaaacaggcAGCCACTTGCTTACTTGAACATCAGCAGTTGTGTTGTTGACAAACCCATAGTCACTGGACGCTGAGGATGACAGAGTGACAGTGACTTGTGATCTGAAGGCCTTCACAGGGGCTACTACTGCAACATTACCCAAATGGGCATCATCTTCACATTTGGATGGCAGCAGAGTTGAAGAAGCTGTCTCACGCTCACAAGACATCATGGAAGGCACATGTGTCATGTTCTCCAACAACTTGGTTGCATCATTATTGCTTGTTGACAGAGACTGAGTCATGACCGGGACCTCCGCTTCAGAGGACCTCACAGTTGAAGTGTCAGCTTTAAAATGTGAAATGAAGTCCTGAAGCCCTGCCAACCTTGATGTTGTCAACCATGGGACTGGTGCAAAGTGCGCTAGCATTGGCTCTACTATCAAAGTTACTTGACAACTGGCCTCTCCATTCTCACCTAAAATTTTATAAGGATGACTTAGGCAGTGATTAATTTTATAACATTGCTAATTAAAACCTGCACTGTTTTAGGGGTATTTCTGATACTGGCAATATGATCTCAAACAACAATGTCATTAAAACATTCAAAGTCAACAACGGCCAATATGAAAATGGAGTATCGTTGTGCAAAAAGCAACAGCAACCTTTCCTCAACCCTACAAACCCCACAGCCGTGACCACGCAACACCTCCCTCAAAGGTCCTATATGTAGGGGTTTCAATAGCTTTTTCCACAAACGGCTGGTGATGGTGGAATAAGCGGCTGTTATCACAGAGCAAACTCAAACACGAGAGGCTACTTATTATGTAAAGACTGCCGGTGGCCagcttattgaaacccctgctcaTACAACAGTATGTCATAAACTCATCTTTATACCATTGCCTATGGAAGACACAAAGAAACAGGACCATTGGGCCCCTTCTgctgaaatgactttttcagtGAATGAACTCATGAACCAAGCTTCTGGTGTTTGACTAGCATCAACTTCCCATTGTCTGTGTACAGAAAATAAGTCACAACAGCTGATTTAAGCACTCAATCAGATaaatacaatattattattgtcagtCAAACTTGGTTTACCAtcaataataatacacatgaaaaaattactcgattctgattggctgagagcagtgcagttcaagtgtaacaccagtgcaaaaagtgtaacaccggtgcaaaaagtgtaacaccagtgcaaaaagtgtaacaccagtgcaaattacacatcgtaattctggattttgatttgcagaaagacattgggaaagttgtagg from Montipora capricornis isolate CH-2021 chromosome 12, ASM3666992v2, whole genome shotgun sequence encodes the following:
- the LOC138026303 gene encoding thiopurine S-methyltransferase-like codes for the protein MLEEPDPTKVEYWKKSWEEGNFNWHQNTVHKMLQKYFDELTGGRSNVRVFVPLCGKSLDMLWLAEQGHSVVGVEVSKLAIESFFAENNLAFSAEQVILTATTDPVDVYKCVGKQITIFCCDLFALSEEDVGKRFDAIWDRGSLSAVQPQFGDRGKRYTKKMRSLLADHGKYLLESHYYELDRQLERPVSLSVEFRNIIFEEDFVLKALEVEKSGEDFKRKWGYSDERHYHLIQPKV